TTTTCCAGTTCCTGTGCTGATATATCTCCCGGAAGAGGAATACAGTCCAGTCCTGTTCCGCAGACAGCAGAATATGCAAGAAGTTTTTGAACATCGACAAGACCTTGCCCACAACGAGCTGCGAGTCCAACATCTTCGAGCACCGGCAGCATAAGCCCGTTATATCCACACTTACGGATCGGGAGCGATTTCAATACACCAGTTACCATTGCAGCAATTGAGAGTGTGCCCGGCTCACCAAATCTGTTCATGCCGAGTTTTTCGAATCCAAATGCAATACTTTCATTTTCTTCGAGTGATGGTGCCACAGAAACATCGATACCTTTGAAGCCAACACCCGTATCGTCTTCGATCATGATGCCGATTTCCTCAAGTGGTTTTAGTTCTGAAATATATAATTTCCTGAGATTTTCCCGTGCTTCATGGAAGGAATGACTCACCTCGAACGCTCTATTAACAAGGTCGCTGCATTCCAGCCCGAGCGTAAAACAGTTTTTCCAGACATGGTAACTTGCAGGATAAAAAGGAATATCCGGCGGACAATTCGCAATAGCTGCAAATCGGAAGTTGCCGTAACCCTGCT
This DNA window, taken from Candidatus Cloacimonadota bacterium, encodes the following:
- a CDS encoding DUF711 family protein, encoding MKIRTITHGMTLSYPIDEHVVKDAAAFNNNARKIFEGQGYEVQEPRITTNSWSEFLGHLDKDEIIRTIQNFEKICSDEGIEFTSIGTVKESAYMGMIPDIIKNTKGVSTTITMVDDITGFNAEGLKQAAKVITKISRETEQGYGNFRFAAIANCPPDIPFYPASYHVWKNCFTLGLECSDLVNRAFEVSHSFHEARENLRKLYISELKPLEEIGIMIEDDTGVGFKGIDVSVAPSLEENESIAFGFEKLGMNRFGEPGTLSIAAMVTGVLKSLPIRKCGYNGLMLPVLEDVGLAARCGQGLVDVQKLLAYSAVCGTGLDCIPLPGDISAQELENILFDVASLSMKLDKPLSARLFPVPGKKAGDVTEFNSPFLTECKILDSK